The sequence AGCCAAAAGACAGAATGAGGGAAGCGGTCAGAAAACAttagcagcagcaaaagaaaacagatgaggAGGGGTACAAAAGTATAGAGAGGACTTGATTAAAGATTTAACAATAAAGACAGACACCTTTAAGATGAACAGACAACAAAAAAGTCAGTGGGACTTAATCAGTTCAACTGAATGAGGTGAAACACTGCAGGGAAGGAGATCCTAGCGTAGTGTTCAAAAGTCtccctttgctttttcacagcagaaaaggTGAATTTACTTAAAAAGAACCACTTCAAGCTTGTGTAAGTGGTTAAGAAATATAAATCAGTAGTTACATTCAATTACTACTGCACTATGTCACACATTCTCATGAATCTTCAAAATAGCTTCCAAGTGTGACATGAAATTCAAAAATCCTCTGACCAAACAAGTCAGATGTACAGATTGCAACAGACAAAGAGGTGTGTTATGATTTAGTTTTTTCTTGCTAAAAAAACTCAACATAAAACTGGCAATATGTTTAGTTAATTCAGAATCATAGATTGATATGattgggttggatgggacctcaaagatcatccagAAGATCCAACGCCTTTGCATGGACAGGGAACACTAAGTGCACATCACAAAGTCTCAGGCATCCATCAGTGAGATATCAGGATGTGCATTTGTACCACAAGAATACAATTTCAACACAGAGAAGGCTCCAGCAAgaacagaggaaaggaagaggggaaaaaccaaaccaaaacacaacacgAAAAGGAAACTCTTTAAGTGTTCATGTCTGTCCAGAACAAAACCTACCCATATCGCCAGCTGGATTGCATGCCCGTTTACCAGcattttcttcactttaaaaTCAACACCTAAGGCGTAATAAGGGAAGACTTGCGAGAATCAACTGGGGAATGAATGCTCGGCCTCGCAGCCGGCTCCGTCCCCGCCTCCCcgcaaaatagaaaaaatacaaaatagaaaaagcacacaaaaaaaccaaccaacagaagaaaagcaaacaaacaaacaaaaacagccTCGCAACCTCCCCACCCCGTACCGCGTCCCGCCCCGCACCATCCCGCCTCCCGCCGCTGCTTCTCGCTAGCGGGGACACCAGGGAAAAACGTTGGGAAAAACGTTGGGAGCGCATCCCGGGCTCACCGATGGTGGGTTTCAGGCATGGCTCAAAGGCTCCGTCAGTAAACCTGAGCAGGAGGCTGCGGGGAACAAACCCAGAACTCAGCCCGGGGTCGAGAAAGCCCCGCTCGAACTCAAGGCCCGCCCGGCCCGAACCTGGACTTCCCCACGGCGCTGTCTCCGACCAGAAGCAGCTTCAGGGTGAGGCTTGTAGGGTCCATCCCCCCCAAACCGCCCGGGTCTGGAACCGCCCGTAACTGAGGAGCTCGGCAGACCAGCCGGTTCCAGCGGGTCGGACCGGACTGGCAGAACCTCTCACCGCCCGTCCTGCTGCGAACCTGGCCCCGCCGCGCATCGGGGACGGAAGCAGCTGCCGGGACTCCGCCCCTGAGGCGGTGGGCGGGCCGGACCGGACCCGAGCTCGCTGCGCCAAGGGACCCGCTGGCGGGCATGGATTCGGGCCCGGCCATGTCCGATTATCGGATCTCAGTGGAGGAGCTGAACGACCTTCTGGCTAACGGGAGCGGCTGCTACAGCCTCCCGAGCGCGCACAGCAACGAAGTGGTGCCGCGCATCCACGTGGGGAACGCGTGAGTGCGCAGGACGGGGCCCAGAGGCCCGAGGTTGCCGGGCTGTGAGCGGAGTTCTCGTAGGCACTGGAGCGCCGAGGTTGGGGTGGGTGGAGGGCGAGGACGTGCAGGGGTGTCAGACACTGGGGGTTCCCCCATCTGGAGCGGGGGGATGTCAGGATCAGGGTGGAATCGGTGCGGAGCCTCGCTGGAGCTGTGCAGTCCGAGGGTGCGGAGCTCGGGAAGTGTCAGCAGGGAGGCTCCGAGGCCCAAGGAGCCgagcagcaggcaggatgcCAAGGGTTCCGCTTCCTAAATGACAGGGCACAGCTCCTGAGTGGCATCTGCGAAGATGGTGGCATCTGTCCCCTGCTGGAGTCACAGATCTTCAGTTAAAATACAGCTGAAACGAGGTTTAAATTAATGAGGCTGTTTCAGAATGAAACATTCAGCTCAGAATGAACAAAAGCTCAGTTGTGTCGGCATTGATGggcatttttctcctgctgtttcctACTCTTGCTAACAAGTTGTGGTCATCCACACGCAAGAGGACAGACAAAATGCCGTGAGGTATAAATACAACATCATCTATGGGAGCCCAGTCACAACACCCTTGTATATATGTACAATAACCATGTATCAGATGAGTGGATAATCTCATATGACAGTGCAACCATCCTGTACCCTTAATTACTGATGAATGGTTTTCTAAGACACGTATTTTGTGGCTGgtaaaattgttcttttgttttttagaaagaaacagtttttacTAGTTTAACTCACAGATGAGGAGCTCTTAAATCTTCCATATTGAAAAAAGACAagattatttgatttttttcgGGGAAATGTTAAGGATGGGAGAGATCCAAAGACTGtttggaaagagagaaaaaaatggcatacaaataataatatttgTATTCCCCCCCCTTCCTATCCATCTGTGTAAGAAAATCATCCATTAAATTTGCAAAAATCATTCACTGGAATGAGTTTGTCTTCAGGGGAGCCAGATTCAACCTCAGTCCCAGGACATGAAGTCCTATTGATCCTGACCACTATCAGATATATACTGATCTATTAGTTAAGCCATAAACTCACCCCATTAAGCATGGGAACTCACAGCTGAATTAGCAATTTTTTATTTGGCATTCCATGGTAGGATTTAGTTTGGTGTTGCAAGCGCAGTTCTCCAGGCACTGACACTTGAACTCTGGCACAGAAGATGTCCTGCCAGATGGAAAATCTGTAAACATTTGTTTGGGTAATGAAGTCTTCACAAATATTTGGCTTATTGCCATAGTTGTTTGGCACAGACAGCAGAAAATGTAGAGGCTTCACTCATGCTTACACTACAATTTAAGGGGTGAACAGTCATTAGGAGAAAAGGAACTCTCTAGATGTCCATATAGCCTTGAATTACATGAAAATGGTAAGTGAATGAGCTCAAGAGATTCATATAGATAGAAACCAGCTAACTTGGGTATTCATTTTAACTTCTGTTAGAATAACTAAGTGTCCAGCCAAAACCCTTAGATGCATTGCCATCTCTTAGATATTTGTCCAAAAATATACCATACAAATGCTTATCTGGAGCTCAGCCTAACATTACAACTCCTTGTGCTTGCAGCCTATTACTTGAGCTGTAGGGAGATTTTCTAAGAGATTGGTTTCCACATCCAGTTAGACACAGAGTGAAAGCTGCCTTCACAAGTAATAAAGGATTTTTGTCTGTCCAGGCTACTTCTTTTCACAAAATGTGCAGGAACTGAGTTATCTTTCAACTAAACCCTTCTGTCATATTCTGCTCATGTTGACCACTGGACTCAGATTTTATTAAGAGACCAAAAAGGGTGTTAAAACATGgattagtttttttcttcccaggaaaaggaagcaaatatTGGGACTGACACAGGCAAATAATCAGAATGAAAAGAGGTGGGTTTACAACAAAAATGAGTCAATATATGAATATTCAGTGGTTATCTCCTCTTACTGGAGATGGCATTCCAGTGCACAAGGAGGGATTACTGCAGGATCAGCTGGAGATGGATTGTGTGCCAGTGTACATACAGCACAAAGCTTTTATTAGAGTTTATGGCATTATTACTGAATCTATTCCATTGTCATCATCAAGCCTGGAAGGAATGATTGTTTACTACCTGTGTGCTCTTTCAGCCACTGAAGGATGGAAGCAAGTGGTTTTGCTAAAATTCTTTAATAGAAttgaggagctgggaagggcaTAGCTGCCCTAAAAGTACTGAATGCTCTCTTAAGGACTTCAGTATCTTAAATGTCACACATCTGGATTCTTTACCATTCAGGCATTGATTTCAACTCAGATActaaaaatgttaataattGTGATGAAAACATTGAGTGGCAGAGACAATTTATTTCTATATTGCTGCCCTTCGGGTGGCCTTGCCAGATCTTTTCAAGACCAAAGATAGTGAgcagcagagagacagagaatGACACCTCATATGAGTCTTCAGATGAGGCCTTTGGAGAGGCAGGAACATTTACTCAGCTATTTTCTATCTTCCCGAGGCCAGTGCTGTGTCACAGTTGTTAAAATTGCTCCTAAAATACCTGGACTGTCTGCTACAGAAGCAAGGATGGCTTACCTAGCCCTGGAACACTGGCAGCTGACAGTAGAGGCTTTTTataactgtttcttttttttttaaattatgtagaTCATGGTCAGAAGTGACTATCCAGGGATTTCTGTTATCTCCAGTATTCTCTTAACTTTAGTCAGAAGTTTATGTTAAGAATGAGTTTCAATTTTATGCCCTAGGAAGATCCAGCAGATTTAGTTTCATGTGCACTCTGCTCAGTTGTCAGCCAAGAAAGTTGCATTCTGTCTTGCAGAAGCAATGACCACAGCTCtaaatattttgtgaatttGTAACCTGTAGCTAACTCCCTCCTGGACACTGCATATTTAGCATCcaataacagaaaaatcaaaaattttgcatttcagtaCTTTCTGGGGACATCATAAATCCCGTGATGATTAACCAAATTCTTATCACGTTCTTGATGGTTTTTATCTTACAGGTTCATAGCCAAGGACATTATGAAGTTGCAGAGCCTGGGAATAACTCATGTTCTAAATGCAGCAGAGGGGAAGTCATTCATGCATGTGAACACCAATGCAGAGTTCTATGAAGGCTCAGGAATCAGATACCACGGCATCAAAGCCAACGACACACAAGAATTTAACCTCAGTCGCTATTTTGAGGAGGCAGCTGATTTTATAGATAAAGCACTTTCCCAGAAGGATGGTAAGGGAAAATGGATTTGGTTTCTGCCATGTTTTCTGTGCAGTCTGTCTCcttttgcagtttattttacttcttcaaGTGGTTCTTTGCTCAGAATATCAGCTGAAGAACCAAGTAAGGGATTCAGATCATGACTGTGGATCAAAGACACCAGAATACACGCTGAGATCTCTTAATCTGTTGTCTCTCCTGTGGGCCTCCAGTATTTGGCAAACTCTGTCATTGTAGGGGTGACTCTGAAAAGTGAAACAGCTGCTGCATTCTGTAACAGTGCCTTCCTGGGAAGATGTGTTCTTACTTTTGCTCAGAAGTGGTAAATCAcgtaaaataaaaatttaaaaaaaatcaggatctAAAAGTTTTTTTAGGACACCAGAAGTGATACAAGTAATGCATGGCTGAAGATTGCTCACAACCTGctgtgatgggtttttttccaaatctatAGCAAGGAGAGAAACTTTGGCTTTACAATTTTTGTTGCATTAAGCTCTTTTTTGTGATGATACTCCCTAGGATTGCAGGATGGATGGAGAGGCTATTTGTAATGTTGCTGTTGGCCACATTTCTCTACACTGTGTTTCCTCAGAGCAGAAAGCCTAGGACAAAGTGCAGTAGGCCAGAAGGTGTTTGTTGTTGAATCAATATTTCAGCATACCAGCTATTTCTACAcattcttaatttctttcttcatgaCTGAAcgtgaaaaaaaagcaaatgagaacTGCCACAGTTCTAAAAGTTCTTCCTCTAAAATGGGCAAAAGGGGTAGCACAGCTGTGACGTGCTTTGGGCagatggaaagaaatttttatctCCAGTTTGGTAGAGTatgaaaaattctaaaaatttaGATGTGATTCTTCCAGTTAGCATTGTGACTCACAGAAGCTGCAGTAGGAAATAAGAGCTTAACAGTGCCAGTAGTGCCATGACTGTCCCTGCTCAGTTTGATCTAAGAGTTACTGAAATtggaaagttgtttttttttgacactGAATTGTAGAGTAAGGACAGTGAAGTGTATAGGGATGcagtaatattttccttcagtttcatTTTAGCATTGTAGCTTTATGAAGTTCTGGAAGGCTCTTAAGACACTCTCATAGAGGAAGGCTCTTTTACTTCTGATCATTTGCAGAGAGGAAGTCAATTCTCTTCCACATACATGATCAAAAAAATCTCTATATCTTGCTCCTTTATGGCTATGAGCTCCCAAAAAACATTGAGAATTGTTTTAGCTGATTTAATTAGCTACTAATTACAGATCTGCTTTGAGCTGAGAAGCCTCTGCAGACCAAGGCAAATGTGGCAATGGGCTTTCTGTTGCTGTGGTTCAAAACAGGTTGTGGTTGTGATGAAAATATGTACATGGTTCATCTGTTCCCTtgtcttgggaaaaaaattgctctggAGAATAGCCTGGGGCTATGTATCACACAGAATTTCGAAAGGGGAAAATTTTTGTGTTTGGAAAAGCAGGTCAAAGAGGAAGCAGCTGAGAAGCAATAAAACCCAGTAAGATTTCAAAGGGAGCAGTGGCCTGCTTTATTATTGTTGCATACCTACCTAAAGGATTAGATCCCTCAGCAATTACCATCACTGTCAAAAGGGGATCAGCTtggggaaattaatttaatttattgccaataAAATTAAGGAAGGATCAtaacaaataaacccaaatcTTAAAACACCTTCCACTcactcctcccttcttcccaggttCAGCTTCACTCCCAGCTTTGTCTACCACACCCCCTTAGTGTTTATGTGGACTCAGATAGCCAGAGAAGTAGCCACATATGATCCAGCATGGAGTTAGCATAGGAACTGGCAGTAATGCATCCAAAAGGCTAGAGAGCTTTGAAGAGATACATGACAAACAGCATATTCCTCTGATCTTCTgggtattttaaattttgcatcATTCATTTGTGCTCTTTCGTACTGGTCATCCTTAGGGACAAGGCTTATtctaaattagaaaatattagaGAAGTGTAGCAAATAGACACTCTCTGTAATGTATTAGCAAACGTTTTAGTTCGAATGTTTGATttaccacctttttttttctgcattatcCTCGATGACTTATTTGTGAAGCTGCTAACAGTGATACCACCTTTCCTTCACGTTGAGTCTTATTGTAGCACTCAGACCTTACACTTCTCAAACTGACAGAAGATTAACCTTGTTATGCTTTATATTTCGTGTTGCTTTTCAAACATATATGCCAGTGTAACTCAAATCATGAGCTGTCTTCCCTTGCAGGACAAGTATTTGTGCACTGCCGTGAGGGTTACAGCCGATCTCCTACCCTGGTCATTGCCTACCTCATGCTGCGCCACAACATGGACGTGAAGTCTGCGCTGAGCGCGGTGCGCGAGAAGCGGGAGATCGGCCCCAACGATGGCTTTCTGAGGCAGCTTTGTCAGCTCAATGAGCAGCTCAAGAAGGAGGGCAAACTGAAACCCTAAAACAGAGCACCAGAGTAATTCTTGAAGTTTCTCAACTCATCAGAGGACGTCGTAGGTGCTTTAGATTCCCAACCCCCAACAACTACGCTAAATCACCTCAGGTGAGGGAGACACCGTTCCTGCTCTTGTCTTGTGAAAGGATTGTTCTCAAATTCTGGGTCTGTCTTTCAAAATGGCACAAAATTGTGTCAGTGTTTGGAGCTGCTGCAATAAACAGGTGTTTTTAGAGGGCTAAAGCCAGTGATAATAGCTGTTTACACATGTATTTCAGAGCCCCCTGCCAACTGTAGAATGATTCCCATTGCCATGGAGTGTGGTACGTGTAAGGCACCACTTCTGGAGGGCCTCAACACCATCTCTCTGCTTGCCCTTACCTGAAGTACTGTATTGTATTTAGATGCCTAAAGTTTGAGTGTAGGAGCTTCAAGCAATGGAGAAGCAGATATACAAAGGCAGAAATGTACTTGCTCATAAAATGAAGAGTATGCAGTGTTGTGTTCAGTGTGGATTTCTGCAATACACAGTGTATGGTAGTAAAGCCATTCAGAGCCCAATCTTGATGCACACTGTCTTTCCAAGAATATTTGTACCTCTTGGTGTTGTGATTGACATGAAATAGTCTGGTATGAAAGGCTCCTATTTTTTGCTTCGAAGTcatgctaggaaaaaaatgtcaagagTAAATGTTGAGGAAAAAACCtgagcaaaaaagaaacaatgtcTGCATTTATGAGTGCTTGTACTGCATAGATGATAAATTCAAAAGCATCAGAATATAACAGCTGCTGAGGCTTGTATTGAATTACAgtgtctctctcccttcttcatTATCACTGTTGATTAACATAACATGGAATGAGCACAATTGCACCTTACTTCCAGTAGGGCAGCACAGGTGTGCTTAAAAGTAGTTTGCAGAAATACACTCACTTTTTAGATTGCTTGCATGGTATCATTACATAGAAATGAGCATTGTTATGTACCACATGGCataggaaacattttctttctattaaaataaCTGATGTCTTTGTCTCTTTGACATCCAGATGAAATCAGTCATTGCAATGTTGGAAGAGGGAGCTTTGGTTCTGGTATGCCTGATTTATGTGTAAATGTGTGCCTGTGAGTTACAGCACTCTTAATGCAAAGGATCTCCCACTGCAGATTCAGAATTTCTGCTTAAACAGAACCTGAAATGTGTGCATTTCTTTTTACCTGTGCTTTAATGTAGTTCTAGactgaaaatgttaaaactATTTAAACCAGAAACACTATTGTATTATAACACCTCTATGTCCAGATCTAGTTTCATATATTCAGTTCAGTAATCAAAAATCTCAGAGGACACAAATTGTTTTACTTCAGTTGCTAGGGTTGTGTGACTGGGGGGAGGAAGAGTTCTATagagctaaaatattttaatgaaattaaactcCATAGGTGATTGTCCTGGTTGAAGACCAGGCTTATTTCTTGTACAAGGTGGGGACTGCCAAATCAAgtagctttttctcttctctgttctttAAAGGGACAACTGGGGAAAATTCTACACAGTCTTTAGTTCTGTTTTGAATCAAGATGCTTCAGTACTAACCACCAGTGGTCTATTTCATTGGCTAATTACAGACCTGTTTGCTTTCTCATACTATATCAGTATTAAGTAATTGCTTCTTCAAAATTCCTAGTTATTAATATCATGCTGTGTAGCTCAGGGAATAGGAGTACTGGTCTTATCTTTTTTACTATACTGGCTTTTTCATACTTCATTCTTATTTATAAATCATCCTGTTTGCTATGGACCTTGATACTTCTTTTCTATCTCATCTCACAGCATGTGTCCCTGCATCACCTAtctgtacaagaaaaaaaagataattaatgTGCCATGCACTTTGTCTTTGACCTGTTACTTAGAACTCAAAAATTCCAGTCCATTGGAAAGGTAATCTCTTCCATGAATTGTAAGAAGGCTTTTAACTGTCAGAATAAAAACAGAATGGTTTATTAAAACTGAGTCTGTTTGCTTTATGGTGATGGTTTTGTGTTGGTCAGTaccagaaaatactgaaaactcAAGACACACAGGAATTTGTTCTTATATTCAAGATGTTCTTGTCATTCACAGGACACTGCTCACTTGTAGTGGCAACTTCAATGTTTCTCTGGCCCATTTATCTCAGTATACAAGAAAACTGATTTCACAAGCATTTTGTATATGAGggtgaagatttaaaaaattgagCTCCATGAGTGTGTACCCTGTTCTGAGTTACGAAATTACTGCACAGGTACCCTTTACTGTGAGATGTTCCTTACAACCATGTGAATTGCaatggcattttttaaaactattttttttttaaaactgcccTGAATAGCAGTGTGGTACTTTTTGTGTAGATAGCACTCTGAAGAAGGGATGGGGGTCTCTCTAAAATATGCATCTATCATAGAACAGTGGTCTCTTACCATGTCAAAtccagcaaaataaaagaaaaaggaatagcTTGGATTTTTTGTCCTAGAGAACTATTGAAGttggagagggaagaagagtGGAGGCAAGAAGCTACTAGCATTTTATAGCAAGGCACAATGAAGGAAGTCCAGATAGATAAAATTATGATACATGTAAAACTAAACTGACCTTCTGCTCATGCTGAACTAAATCTTTCTCAGCCATTGCATTAACACAGGAAGGAagtttgtaaataaaaattaagattgaaagcaaaaataccattttctgagtgcttttttcatcctctggtCCTGCAGCAGAGACTACAGTCTCCACAGGTCTTGTATCCATGCTTCTCTGGAACAAAGGTAAACCCAAGAAATATTATGTAAGTGAATGCTGCATTAAGTCActcctgaaaatatttaaatattctcaTTGAGATTTCTTCTGCTGTCCAGAACTTGTTAAATAGATGATGCTAGAACTAGAAGCaggattttttccctcccttttttgtAAATTAGTTCTGTGAGTTTACTGTAATGCTTTTAGCACAGAGGGACTATCTAATGGAATCTCAGTACAGAGCACAGAGGTTTCTTCTAAAATTACTTTCTGGGCTTCACCAAtgagtaaaactgaaaaaaaagaaaacatctcagAGGTATCCTTAAGGATTTGTTCATGAGAATTAGTGTTTAATTAGTATCTACTATTCTGCAAATAAATACTGGAAATAAAGCACGTATTGGGCTgttgtttgttgggttgtttggtttttttttaattccagtatGCCCAGGTCACTGGCTAGCTGACTCACCAGATGGAGCTGTAGGCTTGTTATTCTTCACCAGACAGTCATCATTCCCTGAACAATTCTGTTGTGCACATTTCATGTATTCCTGTCTTCCCACTGAAGGAGGCAGCCAGCAGTCTGATTGATCAGTGCCTCATCAAGAATACATCTCCATTTTACATTTGGAGACAGCTGCTTTTCATGCCAGGTCAGTGAAACTGTCAGAATGCAATGCAAGCCTTTGGTTATGAGTTTTATAGGAGTAGGGGAAATGAGAGAGTGAATCACTTTTGAATGTCTTctacaagaaatattttcaggagaTGTATGTGGAAAGTATTGCAGTAGTACATCACTCTACTGCTTTAAGCAAACATTTTACTTCTTTAGTTAACCTTACATAAAGCTGAGATGCTTCCTCATTAATGTGTTTAGCCTGACATCATTTGCAAATAATATCAAAGTGTATGTGGTCTTGAGACAAAAAAAGTTATGCAAGCATTACCATTACCATCTTATTTTTACAAGGAAGAATGCCACTGTGGGTAATATTTTAAAACGTGGCACATGAATGGACATAGGTGCCCTAGACATAAGGTCTTAAATTCTTCTTTAGTGGTTTCATAGTGAA is a genomic window of Heliangelus exortis chromosome 29, bHelExo1.hap1, whole genome shotgun sequence containing:
- the LOC139788506 gene encoding ras-related protein Rab-18-B-like isoform X2 encodes the protein MAGPESMPASGSLGAASSGPVRPAHRLRGGVPAAASVPDARRGQVRSRTGGERFCQSGPTRWNRLVCRAPQLRAVPDPGGLGGMDPTSLTLKLLLVGDSAVGKSSLLLRFTDGAFEPCLKPTIVYDVTRKDTFTGLESWLNELEMYTIKSKTVKMLVGNKTDKPDREVQRKEGLQFARKRSLLFIETSAKTQDGVQHAFEELVIKILQTPGLWDKNAEKQGIQLMESSSQQGQSYCGAYCPLA
- the DUSP3 gene encoding dual specificity protein phosphatase 3; this translates as MDSGPAMSDYRISVEELNDLLANGSGCYSLPSAHSNEVVPRIHVGNAFIAKDIMKLQSLGITHVLNAAEGKSFMHVNTNAEFYEGSGIRYHGIKANDTQEFNLSRYFEEAADFIDKALSQKDGQVFVHCREGYSRSPTLVIAYLMLRHNMDVKSALSAVREKREIGPNDGFLRQLCQLNEQLKKEGKLKP
- the LOC139788506 gene encoding ras-related protein Rab-18-B-like isoform X1, translating into MAGPESMPASGSLGAASSGPVRPAHRLRGGVPAAASVPDARRGQVRSRTGGERFCQSGPTRWNRLVCRAPQLRAVPDPGGLGGMDPTSLTLKLLLVGDSAVGKSSLLLRFTDGAFEPCLKPTIGVDFKVKKMLVNGHAIQLAIWDTAGQERFRTLTPSYYRGAQGVVLVYDVTRKDTFTGLESWLNELEMYTIKSKTVKMLVGNKTDKPDREVQRKEGLQFARKRSLLFIETSAKTQDGVQHAFEELVIKILQTPGLWDKNAEKQGIQLMESSSQQGQSYCGAYCPLA